Below is a window of Hemiscyllium ocellatum isolate sHemOce1 chromosome 8, sHemOce1.pat.X.cur, whole genome shotgun sequence DNA.
aaatcattcatatataatgtgaatagctggtGTCCTAGTACCAATTCCTGTGGtatctgttataggaaggatattaagctggagagggttcagaaaacatttaccaggagGTTACCAGGAAtagagggtttaagttataaggagaggatgtGTAAACTGGGACTTATTTCgctagagtgtaggaggttgagggatgatcttatgaGGGGTATAGCTAAcgtgaataacaaaaaaaaagtatttcccCTAGGGTGGAGGATTTTGAAACTAgggggaatatttttaaaaggtgagaggagaacagTTTTAAAAGTGActggaggggcaacattttagagtgtggttcatatgtggaatgaactgccaaaggaagtggtacaagtacaacattagAAAGATACTTGGatagtacatgaatatgaaaggtttaagGAATATGAACCAactgcagacaagtgggactagtttaatttgggaaacttggtcagcatggtcgagttggaccgaagcatctgtttccatgctgtacgattcTATTACTCTAAGACAATATCAAGAGAGTAAAAGCTGATCTTTTGTAACCTCAAAGTCCAGAATTGGCGCTTCAGTAAAAAGGAAGCAATCTTCCACTTCTGGAAGTACCAAAGGTTTGATACAGTGATAGTGAatgaatagcaatatatttccaagtcaggatgagtcGTGACCTAGAAGGAAATACATGTGATAATCTATTTATTGCCTTCCCCTGGTTGTGTTCCAACCAAGAAAGGCTAACTACTTAATGTGAGATTGAAGTCACAGGTAGGCTAGACCCTGTCTGAAATTAGTTATTTTCCTTTCTTTACTTCTAAACATGAGGTGCAAGTTGACTAAAAGATCACAACTTactggcaacatctgcagaggCTCCATCTCCTTTGGTTGAATCTAAGGAACTATTACTATCCAGGCTTTTTGTCATCATACTGAGTTGGTTCTCTTCCACGACTTTATGAGCCATGCCTTCCCATTGCACAACTGGAGCATTGTTGGCCTATGTTAAAAATGTTTCCAAAGTTACAGTTGCCATTTAAACATCTGAGGACTCAACTTGATGCCATTAAGAAATATTTACTGCACAAATAGTAGAAATTTTATTATTGAACTGAAGTATACAGTTGAATTAAACTGTTTACTAAAAGGAATTTGTTCTGAATAGTAtacatgattttatggaattgGTGGAGGTAAGGCAAAGTAAAATTGTATACTTGGGAAAATAAACAGTAAGACCAGTCTAAAGTGATGTAGAGGATTTCATTCAAAGGAGGAGTTCATAAAAGTACCACAATGCAACATCTCACTATTGTGGGAGACAGGAAGTGGTGTAAGGAGGATAAGCTGTTATTCAATTTACAGTTGGAACTGTAAGAAAATTTACACATTGCATCTCCTTTTTTTCAGATGAGGATCAGGCAATAATAGTATTCACTTTTTATTAGCTTTTCCAGAAGTTTGCGTTGCTCAGGCAATCTAAATTCTGaaacgatttttagaacaaaatggcggcgcgggaccactttgaaaggcatccaaaaaacggttccgcgggcagagcacttgaatgacaggcctgtgtgcatgcccaagagctctcggaagtctaatttttgacactttgtcaaattttcgacagacttacccaactcttgctgcctgttctaagaatcagtcagaggcctgtgcggcggtctcttgacactttggagggcgggcaaaccccacgttgactccggccgtccctccaaaaggcacttgctttGGCGGAAAGGAtcgcaagtagcctggttcccgtgggtgcggccaggaagggtgcaggctggcccttgctgGAGCATTCCCAAAAACCTCTtacgctgagagcagacctcacacgccgcacaaccggctctgggagtggttggccgctattgtacatagtccggtccttcctctgccaaccggcaagtgcgatggctctgccgccctgcggtgctcgtcacccaggtttggggaacacgatacttagagaacacctctgggccgcccggaccaaccaacccaaccaccccgtggctcaacactttaactctccctcccactccaccgaggacatgcaggtccttggactcctccaccggcaaaacataacaacatgaggaagaacgcctcatcttccgcctgggaactctccaaccacaagggatgaactcggatttctccagtttcctcatttcccctccccccaccttgtctcagtcggttccctcaactcagcaccaccctcctaacctgcaatcttcttcctgacctctccgcccccaccttgacctccttccacctatcacatctccatcacccctcccccaagtccctcctccctaccttttatcttagcctgccttgcaccctctcctcattcctgatgaagggcttatgcccgaaacgttgaatttcctgttccttggatgctgcctgaccagctgtgctttaaccagcaacacattttcaactgtgatctccagcatctgcagacctcattttttacccaatctAAATTCCAACTGAATAAATTGAGACATTTTGTTCAAGACAAAAAAACCTCATTATCAAAGGAATTACATACTAAGCCTTTGTCCGGAAGATAAAATGTTACCACCATAGGAGAGGCATTGTACATGGGATTTTAAGAAATCCAGGCAAACAATTATTGTGGAATTTATTTTTTTGCCTCAGATtaataagaagaaaaaaaggttAGCAGAAAGGGTAACTATTTACGTCAAATGTCAGTTGCAACCAAAATCAATTATTCCAGAAGCTCAGCTGCTTCATTCCCAGGAAAGTATAGACTTCAGATAGCTTTCTAATCAAGTTTTTCCTTTCACCCAATTTATCTCACATGCAGACTATTAATACAATCAATTTTATGTTAGACAATACTTCTTGTGCACATTCTTTTTTTAAGTTACCTTTTGGCTTGAAGAATCAGTATCTTCAGGACCCaaatttctcattttctttttgcTGCATGAATTTCTGTTTTCCTCCACTTCGCTCCACGATCGTTTATGATAAAGCTTTTCTTCTACTGACTTAATCATTTTCAAACCTCCAAGAGCAGCACCTTGAGAACTCATAACATTCTCATTCTGTTCAGAAGAAGCTGAAGGTTCTTTTCCAAGTTGTTCAGAGATGTCGAGGCAGGTCAAATCAGGGGACTTCAAGGACAGAGAAGGTTCAGATTGATCAAATATTTTTTCTTTGTGGTCATGATCAGTTACTTGGCTTTTGTTCTGGATATCGGGGGGTTTTTTTAGGTCAATATTAAGTCTTAATTTATCTGAATCCACTTCAAATTTGTTTGATTTATACATGGTACTCAGAAGTGAGTCAGAGCCAAGATGATCTCCGAATGATTTTGCTACATGCTGATGATTTGAACTTACAGCTTTATATAAATTCTCTCTAATAGGTAATTTAGGAGGAAAGATTCCTAGAGAAAGGTTGTATTTAAATGTGCTGTTAATAAGTGAACTTTGCTTTAAGAGTCGTGACTTTGCATCCAAGGTTTGatcatttgaagaacctttttcACCCACTGGAGGCCTTTCTGATACAGAGTCGTAAGTTACATTGGTCACAGTGTTCAATTTTTGAAGTGATTGCATATTAGCAAGACTGGACTTTCTGGACTGATTAAGTCCCATATGTTTATTGGCTGTATTTTCATATTCAATTACATCAGTCATATTATTTCCAGTTTGGGTATCACTAACTTGATGCCTGACTAATTCTTCAGAAGCTGCCTCCCTACTTTGATTGACCTGACACAATATTTCCTGAGCTTCAAGGTCATTGTTACCTTTCAGGATAGGATCCAAAGAGTTCCCCTTGCTCAATACAGATTCTTTGATTTCTTTCCTATTCAGCTTTTCATTTACACACATTGAACTGACACATTCTCCATCTTCCTCTGTCTCGCCTTCTGTATTTAGAACAGTGATTTCCACGCTCCTGGTTGAAGGATCAGAAGTACCAACTGTATGAACAGCTTGATTAACATTACACGCAGTGTTTTCGACTGTGGTTTGTATGTTGACAAATTTCACATTGCTTGAAAGGTTACCAGAACATTTCTGCCTTTTTTCAAGCTCCAACTGGAAAAGTTGGCGATTACTGGAAACAGCACACTTATTGGAAATGGACACGCCACCGATTTCTCTAACTGGTGTAACTTGTTCAGATACTGTATTCTTATCTTTGGGGAATGGTGGCAAAACAGACCCATGAGCAGTAAATCTGGAAGTCATGTTATCTGAACCTAATGACTCACTTATGGCTGATACAAATCCATCACACTCAGCAGCAACTGTATGGTTTTTGGTTATGTCCATATTGTTGGCTTCTGAAGACCTCGTGAATTTATCCCTGGGAAAAGATAATGGAGAAGAGCCAGCATCCATCAGCTTGGGAATCATTCTTGGCAAACTCAAATCTTCATTTCTAACTTCCCCAATACTTCCACTGACAACTGGAACTGTATGGCTTTCAGTTATGTCCATGTCATTTGCTTCTGAAAATGCTAAAATTTTATTGTTAGGAAAAGATGACAGATCAGAGATAGAGGCATTCCCAACGGAAGTCTTTTTAGCTGATCCCACTGTATGTCTTGCAACATGCCCCAGATTTTCACTCTCAATTGCAACTGTATGACTTTTGGTAATGTCCATATCATTTGCTTCTGAAAAGACAACAGTCTTATCACTGCAAAAAGATGATATAGACTGAGGCACATGGTGTTTAGAGGTCATTCTTCGAAAACCTAATGCTTCATTTGTAACTTGTCCAAGATCTCCTCCATTAATTGTAACAGTATGGCTTTTAGTTATGTCCATATCATTTGCTTCTGAAAATACCAAGGTCTTATCATTGGGAAAAGAGGATCGAATAGGGACGGATGCATTTTCAACACAAATTTTTTTATCTGGTTTCTCTTTGGGCCTTGCAACAAGCCCAAGGTTTTCACTCTCAATTATGGCTGTATGACTTTTGGTTAGGTCCATGTCAGTTGTTTCTGAAAACCCCAAGGTTGCTTTGCTGGAAAAAGATGGTTGAGCACATGGAGCAGTATTCTCAACAGAAGTTAGTTTCATTGATCCCAATGCTTCATTTGGAATGTGTTGAAGATTTCCACACTCAATTGCAACAGTGTGGCTTTTTGTTATATCCATATCATTTGCTTTTGAAAACACACTAGTTCTATTACTGTGAATGGATGCTGCAGACTCAGGGAGAGAGTCCTTGGAAGACATTCTAGTTAATGCGAATGCTTCCTTTCTAACTTGCCCAAGGTTTCCATTGTCAATTGTGACGGTATGACTTTTAGTTATGTCCATGTCATTTGCTTCTGAAAATACCAGAGTCTTATCATTGGGAAAAGTGGACAGTATAGACACGGTTGCATTCTCAATACAAATCTTTTTATCTGGACCCACTATAGGCCTTGCAACAGGCCCAAGGTTTTCACTCTCAATTGCAACTGTATGACTTTTGGTTATGTCCATATCATTTGCTTCTGAAAAGACAACAGTCTTATCACTGCAAAAAGATGATATAGACTGAGGCACATGGTGTTTAGAGGTCATTCTTCGAAAACCTAATGCTTCATTTGAAACTTGTCCAAGATCTCCTCCATTAATTGTAACAGTATAACTTTTAGTTATGTCCATATCATTTGCTTCCGAAAATACCAGAGTCTTATCATTGGGAAAAGTGGACAGACTAGGCATGGATGCATTTCCAATGCAAAGCTTTTTATCTGGACCCACTATAGGCCTTGCAACAGGCCCAAGGTTTTCACTCTCAATTGCAACTATCTGACTTTTGGTAATATCCATATCTTTTGCTCCTGGAGACCCTGTGAATTTATCCCTGGGAAAGGATGATAGAGAAGAGCCAGCATCTGTCAACTTGGGAATCACTTTAGGTAAACTCAAATCTTCATTtctaactttcccaatattgccACTGATGATTGGAACTGTATGGTTTTTTGTGATGTCCATATCATTTGTGTCAGAAAATATTAATGTCTTGTCATGAGGAAAAGATGTACATAAGCTCTCTGTCCAATTTACAACAGGCCCAAGGTTTCCTCCATCAATTGTAACAATATGGCTTTTAGTTATGTCCATGTCGTTTGCTTCTGAACCCTCTGCATGTTTTGCAATGGGCCCCAAGTTTTCACTCTCAATTGCAACTGTATGACTTTTGGTAATGTCCATATCATTTGCTTCTGAAAAGACAACAGTTTTATCAGTGAGAAAAGATGATATGGATCGAGACACACTGTGTTTAGAGGTCATTCTTCGAAAGCCTAATGCTTCATTTGTAACTTGCCCAACATCTCCTCCATTAATTGTAACAGTATGGCTTTTAGTTATGTCCATATCATTTGCTTCTGAAAATACCAAGGTCTTATCATTGGGAAAAGAGGATCGAATAGGGACGGATGCATTTTcaacacaattttttttatctGGTTTCTCTATGGGCCTTGCAACAAGCCCAAGGTTTTCACTCTCAATTATGGCTGTATGACTTTTGGTTAGGTCCATGTCAGTTGTTTCTGAAAACCCCAAGGTTGCTTTGCTGGAAAAAGATGGTTGAGCACATGGAGCAGTATTCTCAACAGAAGTTAGTTTCATTGATCCCAATGCTTCATTTGGAATGTGTTGAAGATTTCCACTCTCAATTGCAACAGTGTGGCTTTTTGTTATATCCACATCATTTGCTTTTGAAAACACACTAGTTCTATTACTGTGAATGGATGCTGCAGACTCAGGGACAGAGTGCTTGGAAGACATTCTAGTTAATGCGAATGCTTCATTTCTAACTTGCCCAAGGTTTCCATTGTCAATTGTGACGGTATGACTTTTAGTTATGTCCATATCATTTGCTTCTGAAAATACCAGAGTCTTATCATTGGAAAAAGTGGACAGTATAGGCACGGTTGCATTCTCAATGCAAATCTTTTTATCTGGTCCCACTGTAGGCCTTACAACAGTCCCAAGGTTTTCACACTCAATTGCAACTGTATGACTTTTGGTTATGTCCATATCATTTGCTTCTGAAAATACTACTGTCTTATCATTGGGAAAAGATGACAGAACAGATGCAGCAGTGCTGGATCTCAAGGATAGTTTCTTCGGAGccaatgttccagctgtattttgTCTCGCATTTTCACTGTCAATTTGAATTGTATGACTTTTTGTTATGTCCATATCGTTTGCGTCAGAAAGTACCACAGTTCTACCACTTGGAAAGAAAGAATTTGCAGTTGCACCAAATTTTCCATTGTCAATTGGAACTGAATGACTTTTCGTTAAGTCCATATCATTTGCTTCTGAAAATAATATTGTCTTGTCACTGGGAAAATGTGATGATAAAGACCTGACAGTACTCCACCTTGAAATCAATTTTGTTGAAGCTTCATTTTCTACTCGATCAATGCTTCCATTGTCAATTGTGATGGTATGGCTTTTAGTTATATCCATATCATTTGCTTCTGAAAATACCACAGTCTTATCATTGGAAAAAGGTGGCAGAATTGATCCAGGTAAAGTCAGCCcagagatcattcttgtaaaacccAATACTTCACTTGCAACTTGTCCAGTGATTTTATCATCAATTGTGACTGTATGGCTTTTAGTTATATCCATATCATTTGCTTCTGAAAATACCATTGTCTCATCATTTGGAAAGAATGACAGAACAGATCCAGCAGTACTTTGTCTCAAAGTATATTTATCTGAACCCTTCACTTCATTTCCAACTCGCCCAAGACTTCGACTGTCAATTGTGACTAAGTGACTTTTGGTTATATCCATGTCATTTGCTTCTGAAAATATGATGGTCTTATCACTGGGAAAAGATGACAGATCAGGCACAGATTTGGAGCTCAGTTTACTTGCAACTAAAGCCTCATTTTGGTCAATCTTGCCACAACATCTGTTATCAGAGAATAATTTATCTTCATGAGGAGTAAAGGAGGGCATTATTGATTTATCTTCTTTTTGAATTGAGACAGCTGCCAGTTGATTTTGATTTGTGAGGAGTTCTACCCTCCTGACGTCAATAGATGCAGGATGACATCTGGTCAAATCCATATCATCTTCTACAGAAGGTGAAACAGTTTTATATTGAGAAAAGGGAGAATGAGTTGAACTTTCAGTACCTAAGCCCTCTACATTGTTAGAGACTGTGGTTGAATGAAGAGTGGTAACATTTCCCAAGGCAAAATGGTTAATAGCAACAGTATGACTTCTAGTAAGTTCCATATCGTTGTCTTGGTCTAGAAACAGCACAGTTTTGTTTGAATCTAAATTGTTATTGGAATTAATTTTCGTTAAGTCCTTTGTTGTCCCAACATTTTTAACTGTTCCACAAGCTGAAAGAACACTAGTGTCTTTCTGTTTCATGATCTGTTCCTCAAAAATGGAAGTCATTGATGTCATTTTATTTTGGTCTGTGTCACTCTGCTTTATGCTATTTAAGAATGTTTTAAAATCTATTGTCTTTTGCTGTTTAGGAACCTCATTTTGTCTGGTAGAGCTGAAGGACTTATTAGCATTCTCATTCTCAGTGTCAAAACACACAGTGGTATACACTTGTTCTGTAGAATCAATTCCAGCCAAAAAAGACTTGAAGTCAATTTTCTGAGAATGTGTAGTTACAGCTGTAATTGCAGAAGACTGGACTGTctcttcaaggtctctttgtattTCAACTCCAGAAATAGGGAAGTTTTGATGTTTACTGACAGTCTTAATATGTTCACAGTGCTGTTTAAAAATGGGAAAATAAATACATTAAAACTCAAAGATTAGACATTTTGCTTCAAATGCTGTTCTTGATTTTAAACAACTAAAATGGAATTTGAACACATTTgccagaataaaaaaaactttctatAAAATTGCTGTAACTTCAATATACCAGAAATGGACCAAATTAATTCAAACATGCTTTGTCAAAATTGTATGGAAATTCAGTCACAGATACGAAACATATGACCATAATTCTTCTTACTCTTCCTTTGAATAAAGGCAAACTATTAGGTTTCACAGTTGAAGGTACAATCCTAAACAGACATCAGTACTTGTATCAAAGACAAATGCTGATTTACCTCAATTTGTTGCAATGGGATTCGGAGAGGTGCATGAAGTAGTGCATCCATTCCTTTGAGTAGAAAAAAATACCAAGAATCAGTATTGCACCATCCAGAAGATATCTCTAATTCATCAGATTATATATAACATGAGTGTACATAGGTAGATGGAACATAAAGCTTAAGTGTAAAATATGCTTGTCACAGAGGACTCAAATACAGAGTTGCACAAGAACATAAAAGTCAAATCAAAGGTATTGCAAAATTTTCAACAGAAGCAGAGGACATGGCAGAATAAACAGTGGAGTATCTGGAAATGAATAGCTTGAGGCACTTGCTGAACTATTTTGATTCTAATTAATTAATTCTACTCTGGTATAGAAATGCTTCATCACAACAGTCTAGACAGTGGGATCGGCTTGAATATTGCATGGGCATAGTACAAGATTTTTAAAAGGCATTAATCGGCTTAATGTAGCAAAAGGAGAGATTTACTACAGTCAAAGACATTGCTTATTAGAAAGGTGAAGAAAATTTCATTCAGAAATTAGAAATATTGATCAGGTATTTATGGCAACATGCAATTCAGATGTGCTGAAATGAAACAAACTTCCAACATGCTCAATAGACCTTAAATAAGTAATTAGATTGACAAGATACTGTTTTTTTGTTTTATCAGCTAAATTGGGGTGGCCAGTTTTTGCTTGGGATGGCATTACATCTAAATTTCTCTTCCTCAGGAGGCCAGTGAAAAAACTTCAGAAAGATAAGGACTGCTGCAACAGCAAACATGAAtttattcaaaaaagatttaaaagcaatAAACTAATCATTTGAATGGTTAATAGAAATTACCATTAGAAAATGGGAAGTAGACAAAGCTTAAAAGTAAAGCCAATATTCGCCTTTATGGTTAAGAAGCAGATC
It encodes the following:
- the knl1 gene encoding kinetochore scaffold 1 isoform X2, with the translated sequence MILKVSRSPLRTLKEADISQKMEPVGKLRRSSRRVSFAETKEIKEFVTDKMMMIMQDVENGKDSLKENQSAELERDLMPQNTNYSIAGMDALLHAPLRIPLQQIEHCEHIKTVSKHQNFPISGVEIQRDLEETVQSSAITAVTTHSQKIDFKSFLAGIDSTEQVYTTVCFDTENENANKSFSSTRQNEVPKQQKTIDFKTFLNSIKQSDTDQNKMTSMTSIFEEQIMKQKDTSVLSACGTVKNVGTTKDLTKINSNNNLDSNKTVLFLDQDNDMELTRSHTVAINHFALGNVTTLHSTTVSNNVEGLGTESSTHSPFSQYKTVSPSVEDDMDLTRCHPASIDVRRVELLTNQNQLAAVSIQKEDKSIMPSFTPHEDKLFSDNRCCGKIDQNEALVASKLSSKSVPDLSSFPSDKTIIFSEANDMDITKSHLVTIDSRSLGRVGNEVKGSDKYTLRQSTAGSVLSFFPNDETMVFSEANDMDITKSHTVTIDDKITGQVASEVLGFTRMISGLTLPGSILPPFSNDKTVVFSEANDMDITKSHTITIDNGSIDRVENEASTKLISRWSTVRSLSSHFPSDKTILFSEANDMDLTKSHSVPIDNGKFGATANSFFPSGRTVVLSDANDMDITKSHTIQIDSENARQNTAGTLAPKKLSLRSSTAASVLSSFPNDKTVVFSEANDMDITKSHTVAIECENLGTVVRPTVGPDKKICIENATVPILSTFSNDKTLVFSEANDMDITKSHTVTIDNGNLGQVRNEAFALTRMSSKHSVPESAASIHSNRTSVFSKANDVDITKSHTVAIESGNLQHIPNEALGSMKLTSVENTAPCAQPSFSSKATLGFSETTDMDLTKSHTAIIESENLGLVARPIEKPDKKNCVENASVPIRSSFPNDKTLVFSEANDMDITKSHTVTINGGDVGQVTNEALGFRRMTSKHSVSRSISSFLTDKTVVFSEANDMDITKSHTVAIESENLGPIAKHAEGSEANDMDITKSHIVTIDGGNLGPVVNWTESLCTSFPHDKTLIFSDTNDMDITKNHTVPIISGNIGKVRNEDLSLPKVIPKLTDAGSSLSSFPRDKFTGSPGAKDMDITKSQIVAIESENLGPVARPIVGPDKKLCIGNASMPSLSTFPNDKTLVFSEANDMDITKSYTVTINGGDLGQVSNEALGFRRMTSKHHVPQSISSFCSDKTVVFSEANDMDITKSHTVAIESENLGPVARPIVGPDKKICIENATVSILSTFPNDKTLVFSEANDMDITKSHTVTIDNGNLGQVRKEAFALTRMSSKDSLPESAASIHSNRTSVFSKANDMDITKSHTVAIECGNLQHIPNEALGSMKLTSVENTAPCAQPSFSSKATLGFSETTDMDLTKSHTAIIESENLGLVARPKEKPDKKICVENASVPIRSSFPNDKTLVFSEANDMDITKSHTVTINGGDLGQVTNEALGFRRMTSKHHVPQSISSFCSDKTVVFSEANDMDITKSHTVAIESENLGHVARHTVGSAKKTSVGNASISDLSSFPNNKILAFSEANDMDITESHTVPVVSGSIGEVRNEDLSLPRMIPKLMDAGSSPLSFPRDKFTRSSEANNMDITKNHTVAAECDGFVSAISESLGSDNMTSRFTAHGSVLPPFPKDKNTVSEQVTPVREIGGVSISNKCAVSSNRQLFQLELEKRQKCSGNLSSNVKFVNIQTTVENTACNVNQAVHTVGTSDPSTRSVEITVLNTEGETEEDGECVSSMCVNEKLNRKEIKESVLSKGNSLDPILKGNNDLEAQEILCQVNQSREAASEELVRHQVSDTQTGNNMTDVIEYENTANKHMGLNQSRKSSLANMQSLQKLNTVTNVTYDSVSERPPVGEKGSSNDQTLDAKSRLLKQSSLINSTFKYNLSLGIFPPKLPIRENLYKAVSSNHQHVAKSFGDHLGSDSLLSTMYKSNKFEVDSDKLRLNIDLKKPPDIQNKSQVTDHDHKEKIFDQSEPSLSLKSPDLTCLDISEQLGKEPSASSEQNENVMSSQGAALGGLKMIKSVEEKLYHKRSWSEVEENRNSCSKKKMRNLGPEDTDSSSQKANNAPVVQWEGMAHKVVEENQLSMMTKSLDSNSSLDSTKGDGASADVANSKCNLNTSLVILEESELHEKLMDGQITVREFFKLLKVQTHAQKSRQSELHVNVELDKSSTVENWLAVKFVHRPKREVYEEDSCALSAAIAELKDQLLDLDKLLSEVNPSLWKDVMEMTEEELRQFRSCLNAKKSTFVKKTKAICHEQKVELYSAQLNMFKEQRQQRSEYEAYLDDILHKMDDCLASLDLANLDHLGESSADVIDNDDSITQLEQTVRDRREELKKLQAEYCEVESQLTKVLNEKELQEKAANVWDLKEEFQELLEWTLCLCQDDQAVYKFLYDSLELTLNFGEPVLVDLSPGAKCKRILDINLVSALDEDEAPLHSKLVHELIMTYWKSQDSWQDVYTNELQLPMLLLDVSLVVSRCRLLGDELEYLMNWGSKFDILKTEVQNMDVKCLFSSYDALSKFELTFHIKPGYPWHLVQFTFNSWFGNISGEHINEVLLTVKPGPKYLTKIVKSLYLTLLVKPGANRFRLQHSSP
- the knl1 gene encoding kinetochore scaffold 1 isoform X1 — encoded protein: MDENFPVFPEANAETQEGKCKRRQSGILKVSRSPLRTLKEADISQKMEPVGKLRRSSRRVSFAETKEIKEFVTDKMMMIMQDVENGKDSLKENQSAELERDLMPQNTNYSIAGMDALLHAPLRIPLQQIEHCEHIKTVSKHQNFPISGVEIQRDLEETVQSSAITAVTTHSQKIDFKSFLAGIDSTEQVYTTVCFDTENENANKSFSSTRQNEVPKQQKTIDFKTFLNSIKQSDTDQNKMTSMTSIFEEQIMKQKDTSVLSACGTVKNVGTTKDLTKINSNNNLDSNKTVLFLDQDNDMELTRSHTVAINHFALGNVTTLHSTTVSNNVEGLGTESSTHSPFSQYKTVSPSVEDDMDLTRCHPASIDVRRVELLTNQNQLAAVSIQKEDKSIMPSFTPHEDKLFSDNRCCGKIDQNEALVASKLSSKSVPDLSSFPSDKTIIFSEANDMDITKSHLVTIDSRSLGRVGNEVKGSDKYTLRQSTAGSVLSFFPNDETMVFSEANDMDITKSHTVTIDDKITGQVASEVLGFTRMISGLTLPGSILPPFSNDKTVVFSEANDMDITKSHTITIDNGSIDRVENEASTKLISRWSTVRSLSSHFPSDKTILFSEANDMDLTKSHSVPIDNGKFGATANSFFPSGRTVVLSDANDMDITKSHTIQIDSENARQNTAGTLAPKKLSLRSSTAASVLSSFPNDKTVVFSEANDMDITKSHTVAIECENLGTVVRPTVGPDKKICIENATVPILSTFSNDKTLVFSEANDMDITKSHTVTIDNGNLGQVRNEAFALTRMSSKHSVPESAASIHSNRTSVFSKANDVDITKSHTVAIESGNLQHIPNEALGSMKLTSVENTAPCAQPSFSSKATLGFSETTDMDLTKSHTAIIESENLGLVARPIEKPDKKNCVENASVPIRSSFPNDKTLVFSEANDMDITKSHTVTINGGDVGQVTNEALGFRRMTSKHSVSRSISSFLTDKTVVFSEANDMDITKSHTVAIESENLGPIAKHAEGSEANDMDITKSHIVTIDGGNLGPVVNWTESLCTSFPHDKTLIFSDTNDMDITKNHTVPIISGNIGKVRNEDLSLPKVIPKLTDAGSSLSSFPRDKFTGSPGAKDMDITKSQIVAIESENLGPVARPIVGPDKKLCIGNASMPSLSTFPNDKTLVFSEANDMDITKSYTVTINGGDLGQVSNEALGFRRMTSKHHVPQSISSFCSDKTVVFSEANDMDITKSHTVAIESENLGPVARPIVGPDKKICIENATVSILSTFPNDKTLVFSEANDMDITKSHTVTIDNGNLGQVRKEAFALTRMSSKDSLPESAASIHSNRTSVFSKANDMDITKSHTVAIECGNLQHIPNEALGSMKLTSVENTAPCAQPSFSSKATLGFSETTDMDLTKSHTAIIESENLGLVARPKEKPDKKICVENASVPIRSSFPNDKTLVFSEANDMDITKSHTVTINGGDLGQVTNEALGFRRMTSKHHVPQSISSFCSDKTVVFSEANDMDITKSHTVAIESENLGHVARHTVGSAKKTSVGNASISDLSSFPNNKILAFSEANDMDITESHTVPVVSGSIGEVRNEDLSLPRMIPKLMDAGSSPLSFPRDKFTRSSEANNMDITKNHTVAAECDGFVSAISESLGSDNMTSRFTAHGSVLPPFPKDKNTVSEQVTPVREIGGVSISNKCAVSSNRQLFQLELEKRQKCSGNLSSNVKFVNIQTTVENTACNVNQAVHTVGTSDPSTRSVEITVLNTEGETEEDGECVSSMCVNEKLNRKEIKESVLSKGNSLDPILKGNNDLEAQEILCQVNQSREAASEELVRHQVSDTQTGNNMTDVIEYENTANKHMGLNQSRKSSLANMQSLQKLNTVTNVTYDSVSERPPVGEKGSSNDQTLDAKSRLLKQSSLINSTFKYNLSLGIFPPKLPIRENLYKAVSSNHQHVAKSFGDHLGSDSLLSTMYKSNKFEVDSDKLRLNIDLKKPPDIQNKSQVTDHDHKEKIFDQSEPSLSLKSPDLTCLDISEQLGKEPSASSEQNENVMSSQGAALGGLKMIKSVEEKLYHKRSWSEVEENRNSCSKKKMRNLGPEDTDSSSQKANNAPVVQWEGMAHKVVEENQLSMMTKSLDSNSSLDSTKGDGASADVANSKCNLNTSLVILEESELHEKLMDGQITVREFFKLLKVQTHAQKSRQSELHVNVELDKSSTVENWLAVKFVHRPKREVYEEDSCALSAAIAELKDQLLDLDKLLSEVNPSLWKDVMEMTEEELRQFRSCLNAKKSTFVKKTKAICHEQKVELYSAQLNMFKEQRQQRSEYEAYLDDILHKMDDCLASLDLANLDHLGESSADVIDNDDSITQLEQTVRDRREELKKLQAEYCEVESQLTKVLNEKELQEKAANVWDLKEEFQELLEWTLCLCQDDQAVYKFLYDSLELTLNFGEPVLVDLSPGAKCKRILDINLVSALDEDEAPLHSKLVHELIMTYWKSQDSWQDVYTNELQLPMLLLDVSLVVSRCRLLGDELEYLMNWGSKFDILKTEVQNMDVKCLFSSYDALSKFELTFHIKPGYPWHLVQFTFNSWFGNISGEHINEVLLTVKPGPKYLTKIVKSLYLTLLVKPGANRFRLQHSSP